One region of Streptomyces leeuwenhoekii genomic DNA includes:
- a CDS encoding beta-ketoacyl-[acyl-carrier-protein] synthase family protein: protein MTRRVAVTGIGIVAPGGIGVPAFWDLLSHGRTATRGITFFDPSGLRSRIAAECDFDPGAHGLDAEEIERCDRYIQFALVAGDEAVRDSGLDLARENPWRVGVSLGTAVGGTTRLEHDYVLVSHGGRRWDVDHGEAEPHLHRAFSPSTLASTVAERFGARGPVQTVSTGCTSGLDSIGYAFHTIEENRADVCIVGASDSPISPITMACFDAIKATSSNNDDPAHASRPFDADRDGFVMGEGGAVLVLEELEHARARGARVYCEIGGYATFGNAYHMTGLTKEGLEMARAIESALDHARLDGTAIDYVNAHGSGTQQNDRHETAAVKRALGRHAYDTPMSSIKSMVGHSLGAIGSIEVVACVLALAHQVVPPTANYETPDPECDLDYVPRVARERRLNSVLSVGSGFGGFQSAVVLTRPREKTP, encoded by the coding sequence ATGACCAGGCGCGTGGCCGTCACCGGTATAGGCATTGTCGCGCCGGGCGGCATCGGCGTACCGGCCTTCTGGGACCTGCTGTCCCACGGGCGCACCGCGACGCGGGGCATCACCTTCTTCGACCCGTCCGGCCTGCGCTCGCGGATCGCCGCCGAATGCGACTTCGACCCGGGGGCCCACGGCCTGGACGCCGAAGAGATCGAACGGTGCGACCGGTACATCCAGTTCGCCCTGGTCGCCGGGGACGAAGCGGTACGGGACTCCGGCCTCGACCTCGCCCGGGAGAACCCCTGGCGGGTCGGGGTCTCCCTGGGCACCGCGGTAGGCGGCACCACCCGGCTGGAGCACGACTACGTGCTGGTCAGCCACGGAGGCCGGCGCTGGGACGTGGACCACGGGGAGGCGGAGCCGCACCTGCACCGCGCATTCTCGCCGAGCACGCTCGCCTCGACGGTGGCGGAGCGGTTCGGGGCGCGCGGGCCGGTGCAGACCGTCTCCACCGGGTGCACCTCCGGACTCGACTCGATCGGCTACGCGTTCCACACGATCGAGGAGAACCGGGCCGACGTGTGCATCGTCGGCGCCTCGGACTCGCCGATCTCGCCGATCACCATGGCCTGCTTCGACGCGATCAAGGCCACGTCCTCCAACAACGACGACCCCGCCCACGCCTCGCGTCCCTTCGACGCCGACCGTGACGGGTTCGTGATGGGGGAGGGCGGTGCCGTACTCGTCCTGGAGGAGCTGGAGCACGCGCGGGCCCGCGGGGCGCGCGTGTACTGCGAGATCGGCGGCTACGCCACCTTCGGCAACGCCTACCACATGACCGGTCTGACCAAGGAGGGGCTGGAGATGGCCCGGGCCATCGAGTCCGCGCTCGACCACGCCCGGCTCGACGGCACGGCGATCGACTACGTCAACGCGCACGGCTCGGGCACCCAGCAGAACGACCGCCACGAGACGGCCGCGGTCAAACGGGCCCTGGGCCGGCACGCCTACGACACACCCATGAGCTCCATCAAGTCCATGGTGGGCCACTCGCTCGGCGCGATCGGATCGATCGAGGTCGTCGCCTGTGTGCTGGCCCTCGCCCACCAGGTGGTACCGCCCACCGCGAACTACGAGACCCCTGACCCGGAGTGCGACCTGGACTACGTCCCGCGCGTCGCCCGCGAGCGAAGACTGAACAGCGTGCTCTCCGTGGGCAGCGGGTTCGGCGGCTTCCAGTCCGCGGTGGTCCTGACCCGGCCTAGGGAGAAGACACCATGA
- a CDS encoding acyl carrier protein, with product MSDRITVEELSELMKKAAGVTVPAKDLQQQQDSGFDTFGIDSLGLLGIVGELENRYGTPMPPDAERSKTPRQFLELVNSALLAGA from the coding sequence ATGAGTGACCGCATCACCGTGGAAGAGCTGTCCGAGCTGATGAAGAAGGCCGCCGGGGTGACCGTCCCGGCAAAGGACCTCCAGCAGCAGCAGGACTCCGGCTTCGACACCTTCGGCATCGACTCGCTCGGCCTGCTCGGCATCGTGGGCGAGCTGGAGAACCGGTACGGCACCCCGATGCCGCCCGACGCGGAGCGCTCCAAGACCCCGCGGCAGTTCCTCGAGCTCGTCAACAGCGCGCTGCTGGCGGGAGCCTGA
- a CDS encoding methyltransferase, with amino-acid sequence MTTVQTAPAPSMRLRELVFGAACAAALRAAARLGVADALDDSPRAVEDLAAAVKTEPQPLRRLLRALSCHGVFAEQPDGTFAHTDMSRLLREDDPHSLRAITLWCTEPWTWDAWPRLDEAVRTGRNVVEDLYGKEFFTYLNEDAPESADVFNRAMTTSSVQSARDVARFLDLSGASSVADIGGGQGHVVASLLEKYPSLQGTLLDLPRVVENADARLRAGGALADRVRIVPGDCRAAVPVKADVYIIKNILEWDDDSTSRTLRNVIEAGGPGTRVVVIENLVDDTPSMRFSTAMDLLLLLNVGGAKHTTESMVGRLTGAGLVIDDVRPVNPYLHAFDCTVPDHRAG; translated from the coding sequence ATGACGACCGTACAGACCGCTCCGGCGCCGTCCATGCGGCTGCGGGAGCTCGTGTTCGGGGCGGCGTGCGCCGCCGCCCTCCGCGCGGCGGCCCGGCTCGGGGTCGCCGACGCCCTGGACGACAGCCCGCGGGCGGTGGAGGACCTGGCGGCGGCGGTGAAGACCGAGCCGCAGCCGCTGCGACGGCTGCTGCGGGCCCTGTCCTGTCACGGCGTCTTCGCCGAGCAGCCGGACGGGACGTTCGCGCACACCGACATGTCCCGGCTGCTGCGCGAGGACGACCCGCACAGTCTGCGCGCCATCACCCTGTGGTGCACGGAGCCGTGGACCTGGGACGCGTGGCCGAGGCTGGACGAGGCGGTGCGCACCGGCCGCAACGTGGTGGAGGACCTGTACGGGAAGGAGTTCTTCACCTACCTCAACGAGGACGCCCCGGAGTCGGCCGACGTCTTCAACCGGGCCATGACGACCTCCAGCGTGCAGTCCGCACGGGACGTCGCGCGGTTCCTCGACCTGTCGGGGGCCTCCTCGGTCGCCGACATCGGGGGCGGCCAGGGTCATGTGGTGGCGAGCCTGCTGGAGAAGTACCCCTCGCTCCAAGGGACCCTGCTCGACCTGCCGCGCGTGGTGGAGAACGCCGATGCGCGGCTGCGGGCGGGAGGCGCGCTCGCGGACCGGGTTCGGATCGTGCCCGGCGACTGCCGGGCGGCCGTCCCCGTCAAGGCCGATGTGTACATCATCAAGAACATCCTGGAGTGGGACGACGACAGCACCTCCCGGACGCTGCGCAACGTCATCGAGGCGGGCGGCCCGGGAACGCGGGTGGTGGTCATCGAGAACCTCGTCGACGACACACCCTCGATGCGGTTCAGCACCGCCATGGACCTGCTGCTCCTCCTCAACGTCGGCGGTGCCAAGCACACCACCGAGAGCATGGTCGGCCGGCTCACCGGTGCGGGCCTGGTCATCGACGACGTGCGCCCGGTCAATCCGTATCTGCACGCCTTCGACTGCACGGTCCCGGACCACCGCGCCGGCTGA
- a CDS encoding SRPBCC family protein, with protein MAGHTQNEIVIAAPVDLVWDMTNDVANWPDLFSEYASAEILSREGNKTTFRLTMHPDKDGKVWSWVSERETDRDTLSVKARRVETGPFAYMDIRWQYEEVPEGTRMVWTQDFAMKPDAPVDDAWMTDNINRNSKVQMALIRDRIEQAAAEREPVPSMTD; from the coding sequence ATGGCCGGGCACACGCAGAACGAGATCGTCATCGCCGCACCCGTCGACCTCGTGTGGGACATGACCAACGACGTGGCGAACTGGCCCGACCTGTTCAGCGAGTACGCCTCGGCCGAGATCCTGTCCCGGGAGGGGAACAAGACCACCTTCCGGCTCACCATGCACCCCGACAAGGACGGCAAGGTGTGGAGCTGGGTCTCCGAACGCGAGACGGACCGGGACACGCTCTCCGTCAAGGCCCGCCGTGTCGAGACCGGCCCCTTCGCGTACATGGACATCCGGTGGCAGTACGAGGAGGTGCCGGAGGGCACCCGGATGGTGTGGACCCAGGACTTCGCGATGAAGCCGGACGCACCGGTCGACGACGCCTGGATGACGGACAACATCAACCGGAACTCCAAGGTGCAGATGGCCTTGATCCGGGACCGCATCGAGCAGGCCGCCGCGGAGCGCGAGCCCGTGCCGAGCATGACCGACTGA
- a CDS encoding ketosynthase chain-length factor — protein MSEPHPRRAAITGIGVVAPNGTTTETFWKSTKEGLSVLDRVTREGCEHLPLRVAGQIREFDPSAAVEERFLVQTDRFTHFAMTAADLALDDARLPRSDTEGAPFSVGVVTAAGSGGGEFGQRELQQLWGKGSRFVGPYQSIAWFYAASTGQISIRRGFKGPCGVVAADEAGGLDALAHAARAVRRGTEVIVTGSTEAPLAPYSVVCQLGYGELSTADDPARAYRPFTSAACGFVPAEGGAMLVVEDEDSALDRGAQVRAVLAGHAATFTGASRWEESRHGLAQAVRGALDEAGLAPEEIDVVFADALGVPEADRAEALAIADALGAHGRRVPVTAPKTGIGRGYCAAPVLDAAAAVLAMEQGVVPPTPNVFDICHDLDLVTGPARAAELRTALVLSRGLMGSNSALVLRRGTAGAVQ, from the coding sequence ATGAGCGAACCGCATCCACGGCGCGCGGCCATCACCGGAATCGGCGTGGTCGCGCCCAACGGAACCACCACCGAGACCTTCTGGAAGTCCACCAAGGAGGGGCTCAGCGTCCTGGACCGGGTCACCCGGGAGGGGTGCGAGCACCTGCCGCTGCGGGTCGCCGGCCAGATCCGGGAGTTCGACCCGTCGGCGGCGGTCGAGGAGCGTTTCCTCGTCCAGACCGACCGGTTCACGCACTTCGCGATGACCGCCGCCGACCTCGCGCTCGACGACGCCCGCCTGCCCCGGAGCGACACCGAGGGCGCGCCGTTCTCCGTCGGTGTCGTCACCGCGGCGGGCTCGGGCGGCGGCGAGTTCGGGCAGCGGGAGCTGCAGCAGCTCTGGGGGAAGGGCAGCCGCTTCGTCGGCCCCTACCAGTCGATCGCCTGGTTCTACGCCGCCAGCACCGGCCAGATCTCCATCCGCCGGGGCTTCAAGGGCCCCTGCGGTGTGGTCGCCGCCGACGAGGCCGGCGGCCTGGACGCCCTCGCGCACGCCGCGCGGGCGGTCCGGCGCGGCACCGAGGTGATCGTGACCGGGTCGACCGAGGCCCCGCTGGCCCCCTACTCGGTGGTCTGCCAGCTCGGCTACGGGGAACTGAGCACAGCCGACGACCCGGCGCGTGCCTACCGCCCCTTCACCTCGGCGGCCTGCGGGTTCGTGCCCGCCGAGGGCGGCGCCATGCTCGTCGTGGAAGACGAGGACTCGGCGCTGGACCGGGGCGCGCAGGTGCGGGCCGTTCTCGCCGGACACGCGGCGACCTTCACCGGGGCCTCCCGCTGGGAGGAGTCCAGGCACGGGCTCGCGCAGGCCGTCCGGGGCGCCCTGGACGAGGCCGGCCTGGCCCCCGAGGAGATCGACGTGGTCTTCGCGGACGCGCTCGGCGTGCCCGAGGCGGACCGTGCCGAGGCACTGGCCATCGCGGACGCCCTCGGCGCGCACGGCCGGCGGGTACCCGTCACCGCCCCCAAGACCGGCATCGGCCGGGGCTACTGCGCCGCGCCGGTGCTGGACGCCGCGGCGGCGGTGCTCGCGATGGAACAGGGAGTCGTCCCGCCCACCCCCAACGTGTTCGACATCTGCCACGACCTCGACCTGGTGACCGGCCCGGCCCGTGCCGCCGAGCTGCGCACGGCGCTGGTCCTCAGCCGAGGGCTGATGGGGTCGAACTCGGCGCTGGTGCTGCGACGCGGCACCGCCGGCGCCGTGCAGTGA
- a CDS encoding TcmI family type II polyketide cyclase translates to MHHTLIVARMAPGSAQDIAKVFAESDRGELPHLIGVSGRSLFQFGDVYLHLIESEQDPGPAIAKMAGHPEFKDVSERLSAYVTAYDPATWRSPKDAMANCFYRWDRDAIT, encoded by the coding sequence ATGCACCACACGTTGATCGTCGCCCGGATGGCCCCGGGTTCGGCCCAGGACATCGCCAAGGTGTTCGCGGAGTCGGACCGGGGAGAACTCCCGCACCTCATCGGTGTCTCCGGGCGCAGTCTGTTCCAGTTCGGTGACGTGTACCTGCACCTCATCGAGTCCGAGCAGGACCCGGGACCCGCCATCGCCAAGATGGCCGGGCACCCGGAGTTCAAGGACGTCAGCGAGCGTCTGTCGGCCTACGTCACCGCCTACGACCCGGCCACCTGGCGCTCGCCGAAGGACGCGATGGCGAACTGCTTCTACCGCTGGGACCGGGACGCCATCACCTGA